GATCGATCTCGGCGATATGCTTGTCCGTCTCCTTCTGCACCTGGTCGGCACCGCGGGCGTGATCGTCCTCGCTCATCGAGTGGTCTTTTTCCTTGGCCTTGAGGATGTCGAGGCCGTCGCGGCGCACGTGGCGCACGGCGATACGGGCGTTCTCGGCATATTTATGCGCCACCTTGACCATGTCCTTGCGGCGGTCCTGGGTCAGTTCCGGGATGCGCAGGCGGATCACCTGGCCCTCGGTCTGCGGGTTGAGGCCGAGGCTGGAATCGCGGATCGCCTTTTCGACCGCGGCCACCATGCCGCGGTCCCAGACCTGCACCGACAGGAGCCGTGGCTCCGGCACGGAGACGGTCGCCACCTGGTTGATGTGCATGTTCTGGCCATAGGCTTCGACCACGATCGGGTCGAGCAGGTTCGGCGACGCGCGCCCGGTGCGCAGGGTGCCGAGCTCGTGCT
This portion of the bacterium YEK0313 genome encodes:
- the frr gene encoding Ribosome-recycling factor → MAASPTFDIADITRRMQGAIGSYKHELGTLRTGRASPNLLDPIVVEAYGQNMHINQVATVSVPEPRLLSVQVWDRGMVAAVEKAIRDSSLGLNPQTEGQVIRLRIPELTQDRRKDMVKVAHKYAENARIAVRHVRRDGLDILKAKEKDHSMSEDDHARGADQVQKETDKHIAEIDQLLAAKEKEIMTV